In Bufo gargarizans isolate SCDJY-AF-19 chromosome 6, ASM1485885v1, whole genome shotgun sequence, a single genomic region encodes these proteins:
- the BORCS7 gene encoding BLOC-1-related complex subunit 7 isoform X2: MEREVVAKMAASTDGQTKYGQSVKGLLTEKVSTCGADVIALTKQVLKGSRSSELLGHAARNMVMQEDAILHSEDSLRKMAIITTHLQYQQEAIQKNVEQSSNLQDQLKHLLK, translated from the exons ATGGAGAGGGAAGTGGTAGCTAAGATGGCAGCGTCCACGGACGGGCAGACTAAATATGGGCAGTCAGTAAAAGGGCTCCTCACTGAGAAGGTCAGTACGTGCGGTGCTGATGTTATCGCTCTCACCAAGCAAGTGCTGAAAGGATCACGCAGCTCTGAG ctccTTGGTCATGCAGCAAGAAACATGGTCATGCAAGAagatgccattttacattcagaagAT AGCCTGAGAAAAATGGCAATTATAACGACTCATCTACAGTATCA ACAAGAAGCCATCCAGAAGAA CGTTGAGCAGTCATCCAATCTTCAGGATCAGTTGAAGCATCTGTTAAAGTGA
- the BORCS7 gene encoding BLOC-1-related complex subunit 7 isoform X1 encodes MEREVVAKMAASTDGQTKYGQSVKGLLTEKVSTCGADVIALTKQVLKGSRSSELLGHAARNMVMQEDAILHSEDCPLFMIQFLALASKAASKLLNVETQLESLRKMAIITTHLQYQQEAIQKNVEQSSNLQDQLKHLLK; translated from the exons ATGGAGAGGGAAGTGGTAGCTAAGATGGCAGCGTCCACGGACGGGCAGACTAAATATGGGCAGTCAGTAAAAGGGCTCCTCACTGAGAAGGTCAGTACGTGCGGTGCTGATGTTATCGCTCTCACCAAGCAAGTGCTGAAAGGATCACGCAGCTCTGAG ctccTTGGTCATGCAGCAAGAAACATGGTCATGCAAGAagatgccattttacattcagaagAT TGTCCTCTCTTTATGATCCAattcctggctttggcttcaaaagCTGCATCAAAACTCCTGAATGTGGAAACCCAGCTTGAG AGCCTGAGAAAAATGGCAATTATAACGACTCATCTACAGTATCA ACAAGAAGCCATCCAGAAGAA CGTTGAGCAGTCATCCAATCTTCAGGATCAGTTGAAGCATCTGTTAAAGTGA